From the Plasmodium brasilianum strain Bolivian I chromosome 7, whole genome shotgun sequence genome, the window TAATACGGAAGTActcaaattttatttttgaaaaaaacgAACATATATAGGCAGTGACATAATGCTTCGCGTAACTGAAgccaaataaattttttttttttttttttttttttttatatctggaaaaaaatatattatatataatatatgtgtacgtatatatatgcaaatatatatataggtatatgtatatatgtgagggttaatatatttcttcctGGATTTTATCCATTTGTGTACACACTTAACAGTTAAGCTCACTTTACCAATTCTCAAAGAGctgtcttttttttgaatgttTTGAAAACATGCATGCTCTGTTGGAAGAATTATTCTAAACATTTTCAACTAAACGCAAAAGTATACAAATGAGACGCTACTTAATCATTTAATGCGGTTTGTACGATAGCAGCTTTTGTTATTACTTACATTACATGAGATCTTCATGatgtctatatatatatatatatatatatatatatatatatattctttttttgatttgtatatataaattacaagTACTAAggtttatttttactaaaaaggattttttatttaacgtTTTGTTGAAATGACTTCATAGAGACGTAGTAATGGATTCATAATAATGCGATGATGATGCCACAATTATTTCTTAACAGTGTTATAATTACTTGtatgtaaaaacaaaattactTCTTATGCTTATGTTTTTATGTAGGGAGGAGTTTATAACATACTCTGTACTACGCTTGTTTACACAGTGCATTTAAGTGAATATATCAGGTAACGGAATAAAAGAGTtggaattaatatatactaacacaacatatataaaagtgcATACATTAACGTCcttatatgcacatacatatatacacgtatacatAAGGGTATacgtttttttcttttttatttgctgCATTTTGTGCTAATCCTGGACACATAAAAAGatcaattattttaaaaaaatttcatttctGATTTTTCATCATACCGCTTACcagtatttatttataaaaaaaataaaataaaataaaaaatacatatatacatatatatatatgcataacaCGTTATTTTGGATTAAAATATGTCTttacaaaatgaataaaaataaggacaaataaataaaaaaaaaaaaaaattaaaaagactATTTTAAATTgcagataaatatattaaaaaataaaataaaaaattgcacgaagttattcaaatatataataaattatatttgcgatgatatatatacacatgtgtaTGCACATGCGTAGACTTTCCATTCGAACTAGGcttcttttgttttcttatttacttttttacttttgcAGAGTCCTAgcaatttacatataatgaaAAGTACTTGAAGAAAccataacaataataatatataaataataatatgcatacatatctTGGCTTGGGTTTTATATGTAAAGGTCGCAAATTCATCATTTATTACATGTAAATTTTTcgatttttcatatatatttttttttttattaaaaacttGATTTGCTATTAAAACCTCCACACCATGGGAGTCATGTACacatgttttaatatttatttcattttcgttcttgtaattaatattaactgAACCAAAATTGTTGAATccgtatattttatttaactcAAATGaacttcttttattaaatatatttgtagaaaggtaaataaaatatttatttacataactTAACAAATTTTCTTGATTTACACTACTGCTTGTAACTTCTacaatattttcttcatttccaATAATACTGGCAAAATGTACATCAccacttaaaaatattaaaccTTTTGgttttgtcttttttataacaCTTTTTAATCGTTTCAGCGCGAATGGCATTAAACCCCAATTTTCATTCATTACGTGATTAGAAAAAATCTGAAAAATGTTCAAAAAGGGGAAAAGATGTGTACAAacgaaaagaagaaaaaattacatgAACAGATCAGTCGAAACGacaattattttgtttcttttatttattttttttgcttattttttttgtttattttttttttattttttttgtttattttttttgtttattttttttgcttattttttttgtttatttttttttattttgtttgcttatttttttttgtttattttatttatctttttttcttctttttttccctcaGCAAGTAGCTCCATACCTGTATAGATGAAATTACGATATGTGCACGTGCTTTCGAATTGGTTAGCTCCTTTTCTAGCCATTTCCACTGTTCATTTCCTAATATATCGTTTTTGCTATTGTGGTACAAACCAAATAATGCTGCATGAAAACGCACAAAGAAggatataaatatgtgtatgaTATGATCTTTGTACGAATCAGGAGCATAAAAGGGATAAGGGTCTTTATTATATCTTGTGtctaaaataattatcttCACTTGATTGTTTTCATCGTTTGGGTCTATATACAATTTTGATACATATGCtccatttcttttatatctTATATCACTTTTGTCTACATTTAAATAGtctaaatattttgttttactttcctttttatatttatataaacgatctccattgtttttattataatcatGATCATCATATATACCATCAATAACAAACTTTTCCTTTAAtcttaaataaaatgagtcattcttaatataattataaacttCATCCAAACACTTCAATTCACTACATtctgaataaaaataatcccCTATCCACAACATCAGTTGAGGATTCCTTTTTTCTACTGCTTTTAGTAACTCTTCATTTACTTTTCCCTTTTGATAGTTACAgcttaaaaaaacaaaatttgttaatttttcatgAATTATTTGGTCTGCTTGTCCACTCACACATTTAGTAAACGCGAAAAATActaaaaacaattttatacaaattttcattcttcaaaaaaataaaataaaaaatataaaaaatacaacaaTATAATACGATATAATGCAAAATTAAGCAATATAATGCGAAACAAAGTAGAACAAAATGGTAAGGCACaactatacatataaaaatcctattctaataaatatgaataagtatataaagaaaacataaaaatcataaaaagtttaaacaaaaaatgattttttttgcaaaaatttaattaaaattaatcaaCATCTTACAGCGATTAATATTCACGGTGGGGtagaggaaaaaatatgtaacacATTTATGtttctataaatatttgtgtataCGTATGTCTAGGTACGTAcgtgtgtttatatatatatacctatatacgctttcgtatata encodes:
- a CDS encoding alkaline phosphatase codes for the protein MKICIKLFLVFFAFTKCVSGQADQIIHEKLTNFVFLSCNYQKGKVNEELLKAVEKRNPQLMLWIGDYFYSECSELKCLDEVYNYIKNDSFYLRLKEKFVIDGIYDDHDYNKNNGDRLYKYKKESKTKYLDYLNVDKSDIRYKRNGAYVSKLYIDPNDENNQVKIIILDTRYNKDPYPFYAPDSYKDHIIHIFISFFVRFHAALFGLYHNSKNDILGNEQWKWLEKELTNSKARAHIVISSIQIFSNHVMNENWGLMPFALKRLKSVIKKTKPKGLIFLSGDVHFASIIGNEENIVEVTSSSVNQENLLSYVNKYFIYLSTNIFNKRSSFELNKIYGFNNFGSVNINYKNENEINIKTCVHDSHGVEVLIANQVFNKKKNIYEKSKNLHVINDEFATFTYKTQAKICMHIIIYILLLLWFLQVLFIICKLLGLCKSKKVNKKTKEA